Genomic DNA from Candidatus Kaiserbacteria bacterium:
AAAATTACTTCGATTATGCATAACAGTATATTGGTATAGACACGCTACTACAGGATAAAATCTCCAGTAACAATCTCAATATAGATAGAATCAATACTCTACCGTAGCACGCAAAAATAGGTACTCCCGTATACCATTTGCATTTTGGTATCAAAAAAATAGCGAGGCGACGCCTTGCTATTTTTTTATGTATCTTCTGAGTAATAAGACTAACTACGTCTCCTGCCCATACCCCTGCACTTCCACCTTGACTGATTGATCAACAATCGGACAATCTATGGTGAATGTGGTGTTCACGCTGACGAAATATGATTGTGACCCAAGGCCTGTGGTTGACGGTACCCAGGGCATGCTATTTCTAGTGATGGCACAATTAATTTCCATGCCGGTACCCCATTCAACGAGTACGTCTTTCCCACTACTTGGCACCCTGCGTGGGTCTGCCTTGATGAAGGGTTCTGTATTCACATCAACTACTTTACTATCGAGGAGTCCTGGATACGGTGCGCAGGTGAGTGAGTACGTGGTGTCACTTGTGAGGGATGAGGATAGTTCTGAGCCTGATGTCCCACCCCATGTATCTACACCACCAGTGACTTTTTGTTGGTGTACATCCACCTGTGGGTGTAATAGACCAATCGATAGTTGATTTTGTGTCGTATGCAATTGGAGAAGTGACCGTGAGGTTACCGGTTGGCTTTGGATGTACGGTGAAGCTTTTCTCCATGCAGTTGTTGGGTATTCCCGGAGGATCATCAGGTTCAACAATATCTCTGTTTGAATCGACACAATACTGAATATACAAGGTACCAGACCCACTCAGGTCTAGCGTAGCGATGTCTTGACCAATTTCGTTTACGTCAAAACCTGCAGGGTGATCGGTATATGGAGTGATATCGATCCATGTACCAGTGACATTCCAGCGGTATGAGAAGTTGTTTTTAAAGGCATTGGGAGTAGGGATGACTCCTATATTTGTCATAGTCCCGTCTAAGACAACGATTTGTCCATCAAAGAATACGTTTCCTACTGAGGGGACGGTGGCGGTAAAGCCGATGGGTTTGAGGTCAGCATCATTTTGGATACAAGCGTAACCACTTCCTGTTACACCGTAAGGAGTACCATTTGTTGCTACTCCTGCAAAACTTATCCACCCAACGACGGTAGACCCCCACGCATAGCCACTCCATGCACACCCTGTTGCAGTAACACCGTAATCAGGACCTGTGCCTGATAAACTAATCCACCCATCCCAACCTCCTGAATTAGCAGTTCCTCCCGCAAGCGCTTTAGCCCAACCTGTTACCACGCCAGTTGTACTATTAAAAAATGGTGCACAGGTACCTGCACCTGAAGGACACCCCGACGTTTCATTGAAACTTATCCATCCTATATATTCACTCCATGCATATCCTGAAAGCGCACCATTGCTTGCAGCAGTAACCCCATATGGTGACGTTCCGCATGATCCTGTATCAGTACAATTAAATGAAATCCATCCCATGGTTTCACTCCATGCATATCCTGAAAGATAATCAGATGCACTTGATTCAGCATTCGGTACACGCATGCTGAATAAAGTTCCCACCACAATACCTATCAGCACGAGTGCATACGCGAGTAGATGCTTTGACTGTACTAAATTGCTATTCATGTAAATAATTGTTGTAGTTTTACTTAGTAATGTACATTAGTGTGTGAGCACGGGAACAAGTGGCAAAAATTAAAAGAGTTCTATAAAATAATTATAGTAATGCCAATATATATATTGTACATCTTTGTTTGAATAGAAAACAAGAAAACGGTGGGTATAAAAAACCGCACGCCGTAGGCGTGCGGTTTTTCTGTATTTGTTTGCTTCTAATACTGTCTCATCGAAACCTGTGAATCAATACGACGTACAAGGTCGATAACCACCGACACTGCAATAAGGAGTGCCGTACCACCGATTGCGAGTGTTGTAACTCCCGTGAGAATCTGCATCGCCATAGGAAGTACGGCCACAAACCCAAGAAAGAGTGCTCCTGCAAGAGTGAGCCTCGTAATCAATTTTCCGAGATATTCTGCGGTATGTACTCCGGGGCGAATACCCGGAATAAACGCACCATTGCGCTGCAAATTCTTTGACATCGCATCAGGGTCAAAGGTGACCGCAGTGTAGAAGAAGGTGAAGAGAATCACAAAGACAAAGTACACCACGGCGTAGAGTTCCTGATTGTTAAAGAATGCAGTCACTTTCTCAAGCAACAAAGCCACATGCGGGACATTGAATGATGAAAGAATATTCAAGACCATCTGGGGAAAGAGAATGATAGAGAGTGCAAAGATGATGGGAATCACCCCAGCCTGATTAAGGCGGAGTGGAAGATAACTGGTAGTACCCCCATAGGTCTTGCCGCCACGCACTTGCTTGGCATATGTAATCGGTACCTGCCTCTCGGCCTGCGTCATTACCACCACCCCATAGATAATACCGAGTGCAGCGATTACAAATCCAACAAAAAGCGGAATTTGTGATGCGTCAAAATTGTACATGAGTTGACCGATTGTCGCAGGAAGCGAAGCGACAATACCCGCAAAGATAATGATAGACACACCGTTCCCAATACCATACTCGGTCACCAATTCTCCAAGCCATAAAAGAAGCAAAGAACCAGCGACGACAATGAGAATGTTGATCATAAACTCAAACGTGGTAAGTCCTGAGATAACGCCCTGTGATTTCAAAAGCGAGAGGAATCCAAACGCCTGTAAAATAGCAAGAGGGAGTGTGAGTTGGCGAGAATACTGTGTGAACTTTGCGCGACCGGTCTCCCCTTCCTCTGAATACATTGCTTTAAGAGATGGTGACATCACGGTGAGGAGTTGCATGATAATGGATGCCGTAATAAACGGCCCGACACCAAGCATCACAATCGAGAGATTGGAAAGCCCCCCTCCTGAAAAGACATTCATGAGTCCAAGGAATTGGTTATTCTGGAAGAACTGTTGTAGGACTGTGGGGTCAACACCCGGAATTGGTACTGCAGTGAGAATGCGAAAGACCACGAGTGCAAAGAGTACGAAGAGAACACGATCGCGAATCGCTTTTTCTCCGACAATGATTTTTAATTTTTGAAGAAAGATATCCATCCTAGTGGTATGAAGCTAGTAAACAAGATTGGTCAATCAACTATAGAACATAGTGGTATTTTATCATAATCAGGTTATGCGTCATTTTTTCTTTGTTTGGAAGAAAAAATGACGGGTCAGAAATATAATCAGTGCATTTCTTAATTTCTAGACCACTCCTGAGTGGTGCTGGATTATAGTATCGATCCACCTACTGCTTCGATTTTAGTCTTTGCAGATGCTGAATATACACAGCCTGAAAGAGTAACTTTCTTGCTGATATCCCCATTTCCAAGGATCTTTACCTGAGGTGCCTTTCCGCGTCGAAGACTAATGAGTCCCTTCGCAATAAGTGTCTGTGGTGATACGGTATCGCCAGCTTCGAATGCGGTGTTGAGTGCCGCGAGATTGATGACAACAGGAAGTACACGCTCATTGTTCACCGTGCGTGCTCGATTCTTACCGAACCCGCGCAGTTTTGGAAGTCGCTTTACGACATCGCGCATTTCTGGTCGTGGACGGCTACCTGCTCGGGCAGTCTGTCCCTTTCCTCCCTTTCCGGAAGTCTTTCCACGCTTACCACCGCGACCAATACGCTTTGCCGTTTTACGAACTGTCTTTGGTTGAAGTTGATGTAGTTGCATGCTTAGTTTTTATTATTAGAGGTTGCTACGCTTTAAGTTTCTTAAGCGCTGCAATTGCTGAACGGGCATTATTAAGTTTGTTCTTGCTTCGTGAAAAGATTTTTGCGGTAACATCTTTTACGCCACCGAGTTCAAGGACCGTACGTACAGAACTTCCTGCAACGAGTCCCCTGCCTGGCGCAGGCATAATCATAACCTCACTTGAAGACAACTTTGCCTGCACATCGTGAGGGATGTGCTGATACTTGTTGAGTGGAATTTCAATAATATTTTTACGAGCACTGCGGACCGCCTTTTCAATAGCAAGTTGTGTGTCCCCTGCCTTGCCAATACCCACACCAACCTTTCCTTTCTTGTTTCCAATGACGATTGCCACCGAGAAACTGAAGCGACGACCTCCGGCCATCACACGAGTTACACGGCGAATACTGATGATTTTCTGGTCAAACTCAGAACGAACACGGTCGTCCCTACGTGTCGTGCGACGTGCGCGGCGTGGATTACGGCGATCATCTCCACCTCCTGATCCTCCTGTGCTTCCTGCACCACCACGACGTGCACCCCCTCCGCGCTGACCGCGATAAGATGATGTAGCGCCAGCGGGTGCATCGGTGGTAGCGGGTGCACTTGGTGCATCTCCGGCTACCGGTGCTGGAACAACAGTTCCAGTTGTAGCTTCCTGCTGTGTAACTTCATTCATGAATGTATATAATTAATTTTACAATTAGAACTGTAGTCCTCCTTCGCGTGCTCCTTCTGCAAGTTCTACCACTGCGCCCTGATACTGGAATCCACCGCGATCAAAGACTACGCGCTCTACTCCCTTCTTCTTTCCAGCCTCAGCCACGAGAGTACCGAGAGAGCGCGCGCGAAGAAGGGCTGTGGCCCCCGTAGCCTTTCGTGTATCAAGTCCGACAAGTGTTACTCCACTTTCATCATCGATGAGTTGTGCATAGATAAAACGATTACTGCGAAAGACGGCAAGACGTGGGCATGTTGCAGTACCGCTGACCTTTGCACGAATACGTGCATGTCGGCGAATGCGCTTTGCTACTTTTTGTGATGTGATACTCATAGTACGATTCTAAGCGTGCGATTATGCAACACCCTTCTTACCCTGCTTTCTGATAATGAATTCACCTCGGTAACGAATACCCTTACCCTTGTATGGCTCTGGCTTCTTTACCTTATGAATATCGGCAGCAAACTGTCCGACTACTTCTTTATCAATACCGGTAACAGTAATAACACCTTTCTCAGTAGTGATGTGGACTCCTTCTGGTGCAATGAGTTCTACGGGGTGTGAGAAACCGACATTCAACTTAATCTTGTTGCCTTGTGCTTCACCCTTGTAGCCCACTCCTTCAATTTCTAGAATCTTCGTGAAACCTTCGGTAACGCCTTTAATCATGTTGTGAATGTGTGCTGCGTAGGTACCCCAAAGTGCCTGAGTCTTCTTGTTTTCTTTGGTTTTGGTTACCGTTGCAACACTTCCCTCTACGGTAACAGCAATATCACCCGCAACAATGCGTGAAAGTTCACCTTTCGGTCCTTTGACCTTAATCAAACCCTCAGCAACCGTAATTTCTACGTTTGCGGGAATCTGAATTGGTTGTTTTCCTAATCTGCTCATAATGTGTGTAGATTACCAAATGATGAATAGTTCCTCGCCACCTACATTCTTCTCCTTTGCTTCTTCACCGGTAAGAATGCCTGCGGGAGTTGAGAGAATACGCTTTCCCTTGCCAAACTTGACGGGGAAAATCTCTGCAACACCGAGATAAAGACGTCGACCTGGCTTTGAAACACGCTTTACGCCACGAATTTCGTGGGTACCCGCCTCGTCATACTTGAGGGTAATATCAAGCGTCTTCTTAACCTTTTTGCCATATTTTTCTGCTTTTGTGATAAAACCCGATTCAACGAGTTTGTCCGCAATTGCATGCTTCAACTTTGAGTACGGAATACTAATGGATACTTTTCGAACCATTCCAGCGTTCTTGAGCTGAATGATGAAATCTCCTACAGGGTCGTTTACCATGATGATTTCTTAATACCTGGTATATGTCCTTCATGCGCAGCTTCGCGGAAACAGATTCGACACATATCGAAATCTCGCATGTACCCACGCTTTCGACCGCATTTGAAGCATCGGCGTACTACTTGGCTCTTGTACTTTGGCGTGCGGAGTGCACGCAATTTGACTGATTTTCTTGCCATTACGATTATGGGTTGGTTAATAACTTTTGGTAAACCAAAAGAAGCGTTATTTTGATTGGCGAAAAGTGGTCTCACCGAG
This window encodes:
- the secY gene encoding preprotein translocase subunit SecY, producing MDIFLQKLKIIVGEKAIRDRVLFVLFALVVFRILTAVPIPGVDPTVLQQFFQNNQFLGLMNVFSGGGLSNLSIVMLGVGPFITASIIMQLLTVMSPSLKAMYSEEGETGRAKFTQYSRQLTLPLAILQAFGFLSLLKSQGVISGLTTFEFMINILIVVAGSLLLLWLGELVTEYGIGNGVSIIIFAGIVASLPATIGQLMYNFDASQIPLFVGFVIAALGIIYGVVVMTQAERQVPITYAKQVRGGKTYGGTTSYLPLRLNQAGVIPIIFALSIILFPQMVLNILSSFNVPHVALLLEKVTAFFNNQELYAVVYFVFVILFTFFYTAVTFDPDAMSKNLQRNGAFIPGIRPGVHTAEYLGKLITRLTLAGALFLGFVAVLPMAMQILTGVTTLAIGGTALLIAVSVVIDLVRRIDSQVSMRQY
- a CDS encoding uL15 family ribosomal protein, with the translated sequence MQLHQLQPKTVRKTAKRIGRGGKRGKTSGKGGKGQTARAGSRPRPEMRDVVKRLPKLRGFGKNRARTVNNERVLPVVINLAALNTAFEAGDTVSPQTLIAKGLISLRRGKAPQVKILGNGDISKKVTLSGCVYSASAKTKIEAVGGSIL
- a CDS encoding 30S ribosomal protein S5, whose translation is MISIRRVTRVMAGGRRFSFSVAIVIGNKKGKVGVGIGKAGDTQLAIEKAVRSARKNIIEIPLNKYQHIPHDVQAKLSSSEVMIMPAPGRGLVAGSSVRTVLELGGVKDVTAKIFSRSKNKLNNARSAIAALKKLKA
- a CDS encoding 50S ribosomal protein L18 → MSITSQKVAKRIRRHARIRAKVSGTATCPRLAVFRSNRFIYAQLIDDESGVTLVGLDTRKATGATALLRARSLGTLVAEAGKKKGVERVVFDRGGFQYQGAVVELAEGAREGGLQF
- the rplF gene encoding 50S ribosomal protein L6; its protein translation is MSRLGKQPIQIPANVEITVAEGLIKVKGPKGELSRIVAGDIAVTVEGSVATVTKTKENKKTQALWGTYAAHIHNMIKGVTEGFTKILEIEGVGYKGEAQGNKIKLNVGFSHPVELIAPEGVHITTEKGVITVTGIDKEVVGQFAADIHKVKKPEPYKGKGIRYRGEFIIRKQGKKGVA
- the rpsH gene encoding 30S ribosomal protein S8 — its product is MIMVNDPVGDFIIQLKNAGMVRKVSISIPYSKLKHAIADKLVESGFITKAEKYGKKVKKTLDITLKYDEAGTHEIRGVKRVSKPGRRLYLGVAEIFPVKFGKGKRILSTPAGILTGEEAKEKNVGGEELFIIW
- a CDS encoding type Z 30S ribosomal protein S14 — encoded protein: MARKSVKLRALRTPKYKSQVVRRCFKCGRKRGYMRDFDMCRICFREAAHEGHIPGIKKSSW